In Aquimarina sp. TRL1, a single window of DNA contains:
- a CDS encoding glyoxalase has product MENREKDLLKIRPLILNSHISKNMTSDELFQNKTVRPIIKLQNDLFIAVFKNYIKKRKNTFYDLSPENKIRYIENAIQKDTKFRNSLKGMVIGLFTAEEYATYIKNSSALNKRMMNLVKERLQSNMQLFELKKAQ; this is encoded by the coding sequence ATGGAAAACAGAGAAAAAGATTTACTAAAAATTCGTCCGTTAATTCTGAACTCTCATATCTCTAAAAATATGACTAGTGATGAATTATTCCAAAACAAGACCGTAAGACCTATTATCAAACTTCAAAACGATTTATTTATAGCGGTTTTTAAAAACTATATAAAAAAGAGAAAAAATACTTTCTACGATTTATCTCCAGAAAACAAGATAAGATATATTGAGAATGCTATTCAAAAAGACACCAAATTCAGAAACAGCCTCAAAGGCATGGTGATTGGTTTATTTACTGCAGAGGAGTATGCAACTTACATCAAGAATTCTTCAGCTTTAAACAAGCGAATGATGAACCTGGTAAAAGAACGCCTCCAAAGTAATATGCAATTGTTTGAGCTAAAAAAAGCACAATAA